In Candidatus Nomurabacteria bacterium, a genomic segment contains:
- a CDS encoding CPBP family intramembrane metalloprotease: MKKIFLLDVFFLLALQYIFFHGLGATYRWVNSSLVHIPIFLAWFNIQMLFLCLATLVLVMVGLALRGKSFVWLGFEALPKNTVSSIGLFIALSFPIALLGRLIVSDFDAWYANGAGLLSWAGVGAFVVTLVFSVLKEELLQRFMQRMLMEHLSNLSIAIVMASSFALAHYFTPVAYGVSSVVSVAFIAFLLAVLYLRTKNILVTFFFHFCFNLIITIQISLHARGDGVGEFLLWSLWGLAFLWTLKPAWKALRESLSFSSSDLQPKTLVFLTLFGFLLPLLYTFLLN; encoded by the coding sequence CGATGTATTTTTTCTCCTAGCACTGCAGTATATTTTTTTTCATGGCCTAGGGGCAACGTATCGCTGGGTAAACTCCAGCCTCGTACATATTCCCATCTTCCTGGCTTGGTTTAATATACAAATGCTCTTTCTCTGTCTTGCTACACTGGTTTTGGTAATGGTGGGACTTGCTCTACGCGGAAAATCTTTTGTTTGGTTAGGATTCGAGGCACTTCCTAAAAATACAGTATCAAGTATAGGGTTGTTTATTGCATTGAGTTTTCCCATTGCGCTCCTTGGTCGATTAATCGTATCTGATTTTGATGCATGGTATGCCAATGGAGCTGGCCTGCTGAGCTGGGCAGGTGTTGGCGCCTTTGTCGTAACCTTAGTTTTTTCAGTGTTGAAAGAGGAATTATTGCAACGCTTCATGCAAAGGATGCTCATGGAGCACTTGAGCAACTTGAGTATTGCGATTGTTATGGCAAGCAGCTTTGCCTTGGCGCACTATTTTACTCCCGTGGCCTATGGCGTCAGCTCAGTGGTGAGTGTAGCGTTTATTGCTTTCCTTCTGGCTGTGCTTTATCTCCGTACGAAAAATATACTTGTCACATTCTTTTTTCATTTTTGCTTTAATCTCATTATCACTATTCAGATTAGTTTGCACGCCCGGGGCGATGGCGTAGGAGAATTCCTGCTTTGGAGTCTTTGGGGATTAGCCTTTCTCTGGACCCTTAAGCCAGCCTGGAAAGCATTACGTGAAAGTTTATCTTTTTCCTCAAGCGATCTCCAGCCAAAAACACTTGTATTTCTTACACTCTTTGGATTTCTCCTCCCTCTGCTCTACACCTTTCTGCTGAACTAA